Genomic window (Zingiber officinale cultivar Zhangliang chromosome 2B, Zo_v1.1, whole genome shotgun sequence):
GGTATCGTTACAATCTTCGAAGCATCAACACGTCGGGAAGAAAGTCCTTGAAGTCTTGTTAAAATGTCCTGTGTTTTCTCTAGCAAAAGAATAGAAGTTTCAGAGATATAAACACTAACCCTAACTCGGTACTAATAGCAGCGTAAGTACTAATGCATCACTGATGATTTGGTGCAAATTGTAACTTAATGGGTGCCAAAATAGTTATGGTTGGTCTTTCAGCTTTGACAAAGCTCATGAAACCGAAGAATAAACGCTAACTCAAGCATATGCAAATCGCTAACTCGCCAAGCATAACCTGACCATGGATAATCAGGTTCTTTTCCTATCCCAGCATGTCAGGAGTGTATtaataaaagtatttaaaaaaatgcaaaaaaatattttccttttgaaaaagtatttaaaaataaaataagttatttttttattaaaaaaattgggCAGAAGTGCTGGGCCAGCCACACCCGACCCGATAAGATGGCCTTGTTCGGCTTATTCCGGCCTGATTAAAATTGGGCCTTCGTTGGCAAATGACCCGGCCCAATCCAATTCACACCTCTACAGATATTTTTCCCCATACGACAAATTGATAGCCGTTTGATCGTTCCTCTCTTATCCATTTACGCCAGTAGAGCGACGGCGGAGGCCGCCGGAGAAGGGATTGATATCGCCAGTGCGAGGCAGGCAATGACGGCCTCCCTAGGGTTGCCCTCCTTCTCCTCGTCTCCCATTATTTCCTCCTCCTTTCCTCCGCCGAGCCACAAAGCGCTCGCTTTCTTCACTCCCAGAGCTGATCGCACCACCGCAACAGGTATCATTTTAGCATGGAAACCTGCCTTCTTGCTCAAATCCTCGGTTATATTTCCTGTCTTAACGGAATCGTTGTTCGCGATCGATTTGTGATGTGTTCTAGTTAGCTTAATAAAAATTGTTCATTTCATCACTTTAGTTGATTTTCTTGCTTAATTTGTTCTTGTGATTTAATCTCTCGTTTGTTCAAATTTGTTGACATTGCTCATTTGCCTTTATTGCGAAAAATATGATTGGCTTGTATCTGAAGCTTATGTTCTTGCGTCAGTGTGCAATTCTAGATACATAAGGCTTTCGAATTCTTCTTTGGTATGTGGGAGAAGTGACAAATTGTAAACAGTCGCTTTGAGTTAGTAGTATTGATATTGCTCCCTTTGCATTAAGTTGTTGTTTCTTTGGAACTAGATTCTCCACTTTCTTGTGGTGGTGGAACAATATGGCGCCTATGAATGATTTTGCTTTTCCTTTACTTGCTTGTGATATAGGCAACGCCATACAAGTCCTTGTATTCTTCCTTGGCATTTTGGAGGGTGCCTTAAGATGTGGACTTTTGCTTTTTTGAGAGGATAGTCGCAGATATCCTTATTGCTCAATCTTTTTTTTCTAGTGATAGACTGTGAAAGTTGGTTTGATATTGTTCACAATTAATTCAAGATACAGTAATTCACTGAAATTCGCCTAATGTCTGCATTGCCTAGTTAACTCTTGGATGAGAACTTAAAGAAATTACTCACAGGCTGGATGCTCTTGACCAACAAGTAATTATAGCCCTAAAAGATTGCATTGTAGTAGACCTTTATCTTCTCATTCATTTGGGAAAGCTTTTATTATTTGACTCTTTATGAAAACTATGTTCTTGAAACTAACTTTTTGATTTCCCCTTCCCCCTAAAATATTGCCTCATTTTCATaagatttaataatttttgtGATCTGACCTACTTTCTAGGTTCCTAGCTAaatgaaatatttatttattttttagcgTTGTACTTATTCCACAATGAAACACCaaatatttggaaaaaaaaacatcTATGTCAATATGAAGATCTGTCTTTGTTTCCCAAACTCACTTGCTCATCAATCATTGCTATCTTCACCGGCTTCCATTTCAAGTTGCTTTGGACTAATGCTTCTGAAAAGTTGTATGTTATATGAAGCTTAGCAATAGATTAGGCAACTAGTTACATAACCATGGATtgcaataatttatttttaaaacaactTGAGCTTTGGGCGCATTCATATTTCAATTAATCTGAGTTCAACTTGTTTAATTAGCTGAATGTGATGGGTTTGAGAAGGTGTTATTTATCTAAATGAGCTCGAGCATAGTTGTTACCAAGTAGGAACTTGATTTAAGTTGGTACTTGACTAAAACTCAAACTTGAATTCAGAAGCTCTCCCAGGCATGAACTCTTTTCGAGCTTGATTTTAGTTCAGCCTGTTGTCGGGCTTAAGTCTGATTACCTTGTGAGTGATTTGGCTTGTCTGTTGCTCTCTAGTTCAGCATTATACAGATTGTTTTTCCTTTATcactttttttaatatttataaacgTTTCAATATACTCATATATTCACACGGGTCTAGGAACTTGCAGGGCTAGTCAAGCAGTTGACTTGTTTCCAACTATCTGGCCCGACATCATGGTTCGAGATGCGGTGCCAGAGGATTATTGGGGAGTGGCAGATACTCATTGTAGTTGTTTCTTTCCAAATTGTAGGTTCCCCATCAATCTTCTTCTCAGGATCAACCGCTGTGTAAGGTTGCTTTCTGGGTTCCCAGTTCCTCTAGGCAGTATGTGGACGTGTCTTGTTGCTGTTACTGGTAGTCCAGTGAACAATAGCTCATTTATTCAGAGGGATGATCTTGAACCAGAAGACATTGACAGCATTAAGAAAGGATGTGTAGCTGGAATTCTTACAGTTGATACAATGGCTGACTTCCTTCCTAGGAAAGGTCCACTTCTACAAAGAAGGTAATTTTGGTTTCTAATCATCAATTATCTGCATATACCTTCATTGCACTATCCAATCAGATTCACTACAGTTTTACTTGTCTTGCATTATAAATGGATTTGTGCGTCATAAACCTCCCAACAAGACGGCCAAACCACAATGTAAAATGTATAAGTTCATTAGCAACATATTAATCTAAATAAAttcaggatatttttatgatatagTAGTCTTGCTTTACAGACAGACCTGTGCTTTAGTGTGTCATGACACAGTTCGATAAGATGTTCAAACCAAAATAACATGGTGTGAACTGCTTAAGTTATAAATAGTCTTGCATCACGTATGGATTTGTGTTTGACCGTTGCATAAGATAATTGAACCATAACCATATAATTTAGAATGCTCAAGTTCATTGACTATGCATTGATTCTAATAGCCCTGAACATCAACGCAAGACCATAATTGTATCACGTAGTATTTGCCTGAAATGATGTTAACTGTTGAGAGTGTGTTTGTATTGAATTTGAAGCTAATCTCGCATTACTCTTAATCCATATTCATACCCTCCCTGTTGGAGGATACTGAGCATGCTTCCTTGGTTCTTTGTAGAACAAGAATAGCATACATATCAAATGTTGCGGTTAGGAAGGCGCACAGACGAAAGGGGATTGCCAAGATGCTCATGGTCAATGCAGAGGCCCGAGCCTGGATTTGGGGATGTCGTTCTGTGGCATTGCATTGTGACGTAAACAACTTAGCTGCTATGAGATTATACAAGGAGCAGGGCTACAAGTGCATACAGGTGCCAGCAAATGCAAAATGGCCCAAACCAAGGAGCAAACCAGGTACCCAGTTTAACTTTATGATgaaaattataaaccctaatgCAACCCCTTGATTAGGTTTTACATCTACTACTCCAACTTAATCATATCTATGATATATATACCATCAAACTGCTAAAGGGCTCAACGCAATTGTTGCTTTAGTTCATAATAAAACCAATCATAATGTTGTACAATTGTCTCCTAATCTTCACCTAATTAATTTTAGTATACTTAAAATTGAATTCCCATTGTATAAATTTCATGACACACTTGTGAGGATAATTCTTATACAACAAAGTATAGTTGTAATTCATTAAATCCAGTCAAAATTCGTTGTTTGTGCTTTTGGATTTCCTGGTGAATATTTGATGTCCATTTATAATTTACAAATGCAGATTGATTCAATTCATCATCCAACCATTGACATATCTATTCAGGTTAACTATATGCTTCTTATCCCTCGTTCAGCAAATTCTTTAATTTAGTTTGTTGTCATATCTTTATAGCCTGTGGATGGGTTCACTTGGGTCTGTATCATTTTATTCGTTGCCAGAATACCTTGGACTTTGGTCGCCCCCACCTCATAATCACTTGTCGATTGTCCCTAATCCTTAGACATCAACATTATTGCATCAaagatgattttttttcctttcattatTGTATTTTATATATTCTATCAATGGTACAAGTTGTCATGTAGATAGTTGAAACAAAATGACAAGGAGGACACCACCCTCTTCTCAGTGATGTTGAAGTAAGGGGAAAGGAAAGATGGTTGATGGCCCATTCCATTTATTAGAAGCAAGCCCCTAGTTCAAACATGCTTTTCAAAAATTCTTAACTTAGTTTACCCAATGCGCGAAAAAACTCTCATCCAACCGCTAAATTGTTACGTCGTACGCTTAGGTTAAAGTTGTGCCAAAATTGACCTAAATAACGCTGACTAGTATGTGAGGGTTGCGCCGAAGATATTTGAATAAGAGGCTTAGTTATGTTCTTATTCTAAATTACCTATATAGACTACAAATCTACAAacaaataaagtttaaaataCCTTTAAATCCAACACTTTTATGAAGTGAATCGATTTGTAGAatgcttaaatatatttttaactttGGCGTAATTTATATCAGGAACATGAACATTAAAATCCAACACCTCCGATATTAATTCCTCTTCCTTCCCATTGTGATCTTGTGTCGGTCACCGACGGCTCTCACTTTATAGAACTCAATTCTTTAATTGTATAAATAAaagcttttttttaaaaaaaaaaaaaatcagattggATCTTAGATTCTCTTTaggtaattatttatttatttaatgttTTCAGATACCCCCTTGGAGTTTTTAAATTAGCTAACTAGCCTTCATAGTTTCAAAATCATTAACACTGTGTTGGCATTTTATAAGATGAAGTAAACTTTGAGAAGCCAaatgaaaatgttttttttttttgaaattttattctaTTTTGTTGTGATATTAAATTTAAAGTCAGAATTTTGAATGTGGTGCACAACAAAATGGTTGGTGGATCAATCAAGAAATGATTGAAGACAGCTCTCCATGTTTGATGTGTGGAATGCCACCCCATTGCGACTTACGGACGGTAGCAAGGAGACCTTTTGTtcgagaagaaaaggaaaaattttacgACTCGTTTTTTTTGTCTCcgagtcaaatcaataaacttAAGGGGTAAAAATTTTAGTAAAAAGAAGCGCAAATGACCTTTATCAATGAGTCGAATTCGTCGGCATAATGCTAATAGTGAATTGAAGTCACCGGCAAGGTTGTAGTTTCTTTTCAATAAGAGGTCTTACTAAGGTTAAGAtaaacttttgaaatgagtgttcaagtttggcttggtttattttttatgagtttgagtttggttcgtttagatgttatcaagctctcaatacaAACTTGGTTTGagtttggttcgagcttggttcgtttagatgttatcaagctctcaattcaaatttgtttgattgaaaaagttttattaatgaatatggttcgtgaatattattcacgaacattgttcacgaacgttaacgagttaaacacatatatgttcaagcttatttatttagcttaacgagttattcaagtttatttatttaattaatctta
Coding sequences:
- the LOC122048719 gene encoding uncharacterized protein LOC122048719; amino-acid sequence: MVRDAVPEDYWGVADTHCSCFFPNCRFPINLLLRINRCVRLLSGFPVPLGSMWTCLVAVTGSPVNNSSFIQRDDLEPEDIDSIKKGCVAGILTVDTMADFLPRKGPLLQRRTRIAYISNVAVRKAHRRKGIAKMLMVNAEARAWIWGCRSVALHCDVNNLAAMRLYKEQGYKCIQVPANAKWPKPRSKPGTQFNFMMKIINPNATP